One Capsicum annuum cultivar UCD-10X-F1 chromosome 2, UCD10Xv1.1, whole genome shotgun sequence genomic window carries:
- the LOC107859997 gene encoding heavy metal-associated isoprenylated plant protein 43, with protein sequence MVQKTVLKVDVSCDKCKKKILKAVSGLPGVEKVEIDEAKGTLSVTGDADPYKVIVRSRKAGKFAEVVSIGPPPPPPKPDAAKKPELKPKPKPQPQPEPQPMAQIYGPPPPIMPQVCPCCQRLPHVVHVTRTEEPTPQCSIL encoded by the exons ATGGTGCAAAAGACTGTATTGAAAGTTGATGTTTCTTGTGATAAATGCAAGAAAAAGATCCTCAAAGCAGTTTCAGGTCTGCCAG GTGtggaaaaagttgaaattgatgAAGCAAAGGGAACTTTGAGTGTAACCGGTGATGCTGACCCATACAAAGTCATTGTGAGATCAAGGAAAGCTGGGAAATTTGCTGAGGTTGTCAGTATTGGGCCTCCACCACCTCCTCCAAAACCAGATGCAGCGAAAAAGCCTGAACTGAAACCCAAACCCAAACCCCAACCTCAACCCGAGCCCCAGCCCATGGCCCAGATCTATGGTCCTCCCCCTCCCATTATGCCCCAAGTCTGCCCTTGCTGTCAGAGATTACCACATGTAGTTCACGTGACGCGTACGGAAGAACCCACACCACAATGCTCTATTTTGTAG
- the LOC107859995 gene encoding probable methyltransferase TCM_000336 — protein MDVEKVFHMTGGVGETSYSKNSSLQKKASDMVKHITLETVEEVYLATKPKSIGIADLGCSSGPNTLSNIKDILDKIEGTSRNIFQQSAPEFRVFLNDLPTNDFNAIFQALPEFHHWLKQKGNDHENKGTSKIYVAAYPGSFYGRLFPDNCLHFIYSSYSLHWLSRVPRGLYDEQGNSLNKNSIYISEHSPSEVSKAYLDQFKEDFSLFLQSRSDELVNGGKMVLILLGREGFNHVDRGNSFFWKILYQALQNLISKGDVEKEKLDSYEVHFYAPCKEEIEEITRKNGCFEVERLEMFEIEKTIGKGMSYGTMVAMTVRSIQESMVAHHFGEAIVEGLFKEYGRLVDEEMAKEDIRPITFLLVLRKP, from the exons ATGGATGTTGAGAAAGTCTTCCACATGACAGGAGGAGTTGGAGAAACTAGCTATTCCAAAAATTCTTCACTTCAg AAGAAGGCATCTGATATGGTGAAGCATATAACTCTTGAGACAGTAGAAGAAGTTTATCTAGCAACAAAGCCTAAAAGCATAGGCATAGCTGACTTAGGTTGTTCCTCAGGACCTAATACTTTGTCAAACATTAAGGACATCCTGGATAAAATCGAAGGTACCAGCAGGAACATATTTCAGCAATCTGCACCAGAATTCAGAGTGTTTCTGAACGACCTTCCGACGAACGACTTCAACGCAATCTTCCAGGCCTTGCCAGAATTTCATCATTGGTTAAAGCAGAAAGGAAATGATCATGAAAATAAAGGCACTTCAAAAATATACGTCGCTGCTTATCCTGGCTCATTTTATGGAAGACTTTTTCCAGATAATTGCTTGCACTTCATCTATTCCTCATATAGTTTGCACTGGCTTTCCAGG GTTCCACGAGGACTGTATGATGAACAAGGCAATTCCTTGAACAAAAATAGTATATACATATCTGAACATAGTCCTTCTGAAGTTTCCAAAGCTTACTTGGACCAGTTTAAGGAAGACTTCTCATTGTTCCTCCAATCACGGTCAGATGAgcttgttaatggaggaaaaatggTGTTGATTTTATTGGGAAGAGAAGGTTTTAACCATGTTGATAGAGGAAATTCTTTCTTCTGGAAAATCCTCTATCAAGCATTACAAAATTTAATTAGCAAG GGAGATGTGGAAAAGGAAAAGCTTGATTCTTATGAAGTACATTTCTATGCACCTTGcaaggaagaaatagaagaaataacaaGGAAAAACGGGTGTTTTGAAGTGGAGAGGcttgaaatgtttgaaatagAGAAAACAATTGGAAAAGGCATGAGCTATGGAACAATGGTGGCTATGACAGTCAGGTCAATCCAAGAATCAATGGTGGCACACCATTTTGGAGAAGCAATTGTAGAAGGATTGTTCAAGGAATATGGTAGATTGGTGGATGAAGAAATGGCGAAAGAGGATATAAGGCCTATCACTTTCCTATTAGTTCTTCGAAAACCATAA
- the LOC107858297 gene encoding uncharacterized protein LOC107858297: MDAFNFGTEKMDNRVILIFHSFKNVAKLFRIVELCVGVFVLLWSSTRLPFAVKISSEYFRQLIATILSPLFIFLISNVIVLTLFFKSSRFSGDSSTVCNSTETELYNSFVQKEEDRSGNLTAGNSSSVLEHREETVYQDKRTILEANAQTTAESDGSEETEKETGKEFCSQIPRRTKSEKFERGSNKDIYGKLRRSETEKCRKMDNSGDSSETVYPVDELSNEEFQKAIEDFIARQIKFHQEEKLAIVLHS; the protein is encoded by the coding sequence ATGGATGCTTTCAATTTTGGCACTGAAAAAATGGATAACAGAGTGATTCTGATATTCCACAGTTTCAAAAACGTCGCAAAGCTTTTTCGAATCGTTGAGCTTTGTGTTGGAGTTTTTGTGCTCTTATGGAGTTCTACTCGCTTGCCTTTTGCTGTAAAAATCTCCAGCGAGTATTTCCGGCAACTTATTGCTACAATACTTAGCCCTCTTTTCATTTTCCTTATTAGCAACGTCATCGTTCTCACTCTCTTCTTCAAATCCAGCCGATTTTCTGGCGATTCCTCAACTGTTTGTAATAGCACTGAAACTGAACTCTACAACTCATTCGTTCAAAAGGAAGAAGACCGCTCCGGCAATCTCACCGCCGGAAACTCTTCTTCCGTGCTGGAGCATCGGGAAGAGACAGTCTACCAAGACAAACGGACTATACTTGAAGCGAATGCTCAGACGACTGCGGAATCAGATGGTTCCGAAGAAACAGAGAAGGAAACTGGAAAGGAATTTTGTTCACAAATTCCACGGAGAACTAAATCGGAGAAATTTGAAAGGGGAAGTAACAAGGATATATACGGAAAGCTACGTAGATCGGAGACGGAGAAGTGCCGGAAAATGGATAACTCCGGTGATTCATCGGAAACGGTATATCCAGTTGATGAATTAAGCAATGAGGAGTTTCAGAAAGCCATTGAGGATTTCATTGCCAGACAAATCAAATTTCATCAGGAAGAGAAGTTAGCTATTGTTCTTCATAGCTAA